The Corvus moneduloides isolate bCorMon1 chromosome 11, bCorMon1.pri, whole genome shotgun sequence genomic sequence CGGGAGAAATTCAAGGGGGCTTGATCCTGCCTTGGATCATCCTTTTTACCTGGTTCTCTGCATTGGTTTGTAGGGATTTATAAAGTACCCTGAACATGTTCCACTCAGCCCCATGAACTGAATGCTCTTCCacagtttcattttaataatttggCGTATGGATCTTGTAATCACCTGGGCATTAAGCACAGCTTCTCTAAACCCCACCTGTCTGACTGCTCATCTGAgtggccccagcagcagctgggaaaaagcaaattattgCTGTATTGAAATTATTGCTCCAACAGCAATAATTACAGCAAGAGCCTGAAAAAACTTGGAAAAGGTAGATAGAACCATAAAGTAAACCCTTCTGTTTCTTGCTATGGAGGAAggctcagaaattaatttaaaaaaccaagaaTTTTCATAATCTAATGGCCAAGCTAAGGGGGCTTGGCAGCCTTTCTGCCTTTTGCAATGCAATGAAGGCAAACACACCTCTGGGATTCAGTTCTGTCTTCCACTGAGTGGCTCTTTGCATTATCAGGAAAGTCAGGATTTCTCTCTACTGTTGGCTGCAATTATCTGGCCACAGTGatgtacaaatattttaaaactgcagaTCACTACAGtggaaggaatttttaaaacccAGCAGTTTAAAAAGTCAGAGGTTTGCATATCAAGGAGGATTTTGAGCAGACCTTCACAGTCCAGCTGCAGTAAAAGAATATTGCTGGTTTTCATCTATTTTTACACTGTTAACAGCAGATGCCCAGAATGGGAGTGGGGGTGGGAAATTAGGCCAAATACACTTTGCATCTTAGGTCTTGCTCAAAATAAGAGAAATACTGACATTAAGTTGCattagctttctttttcctgcctattttcctttcatcagcGTTGCCCGACTACCAAGGATAATagatttttcctaatttttgtGATAGGAAGAGCTTGTTTATAGGTATCTGAACTTGAGGCAGAGTAGCAATTGCTCTGCAAGCAGTCAGCCACTGGAAAAAATATGCAGTTCACTCTCTGAACTGGTCATGGGGCTTTTGGTCTCTGGGCTGGTTTTTTCAGTCCAGGTTACTTTAAGCAATTCACTTGTGCCTCTCATTGTAAAATAAAGGCAGTGCCATAAAAAGATGGCAGCGTGTTCCCGCAATGCAAAAGAGCCTGGGccttttctgctcatttttcagAGGTTCCCATTTGAAATCACAGCAGCCTTGACCATAAATGCCAATGTTGGTCAACAAATACAACCCAAGGGGCTTGGGCAAGCTTGGCCTTTGGTTCCCCTTATTCCTGTGACACTTCACCACGGGAGATGCTTCAATCCATGACCATAAATCCAGTctttccttggacacctccagggacagtggcTCCACCACCTCGCTGGGCAGCCCATTGCAGTGTCTACCCTTTCCATGAGAAAATTTTCCATCATTTCAGTGTCTTTCACATTATAAAACACCGAAGTCTCGGTCTACATCTTTTGCAGGAGTGAGCCTTTAACCTCGCAGCCTGGCCAGCTGGGGTGGAGGAGGTCAGACACAGCACAAAGCCCCGCACCGTGCCACGTCTTTGCTGGGCATGGGGGGGTTTCGGGGCTCACCGAGGTAGCACAGCCAAAGCTGCCAATTGTCTGAAAGTAAACAGAGCCGTTCGCGGCCTCTGGCGCTCCACACAAATAAAGATGAACGGCATTGAATGAACCCACCGCGAGGAGCATTGCGTGTATTGCCCGAGCGTGGTGGAACGCGCAGATAAACTGTGCCCAGATGCCCACGGGGCCGGGGGCCTCAGGCTCCGGGCAGCGCCCCGCGCAGGGCGGCCTCGGCTCCCGGCTCCCCGGGCCGGCAGAGGCCATGGTCGGGGGGCATGTTAGTGGGGGGACCGTGTTGGTGGGAATCGTGTTGGTGGGGGAACCGCATCGCCGAGGGACCGGGGTCAGCCACGTCGCTGGGAGTTGCGGGTCCTGCCGCGGCGGGGCCCTCCCGGGGGGGAGCGGCGGCAGCCTCAGGTCCCtccggggcgggagcggcggccgcggcaGCCGGGACGATGTAGGCAAAGAGCGGTGGTGCGGGAAAACTACGGGGAGGCTGCCGGGCGGAACTACAGGACTAGGGGTTCCGGCCGGGCCCGACCCCGATTCCCGGCAGCCCCCGCGCTGCTCCCTCTCTTCCGgtccggcggcggcggcgagcgCGGCTCCGGTGAGGGCGGCCCCGCATCCGGCACCATCCGAGTCCATCGGGGCCCAtctgcgggccgggccgggccgggcggaggggccgggccgggctgggcggAGCGGGGCGGTAGTCGGGGCTCGGGGCCGGGCGGGCTCTGTGCGGGAGCTGGGCGCCCCTCGCCAGCCCGGCCCGGCTGAGCCGTGTGTGTTTCTCCCGCAGGTGCGACCATGGCCAAGTCCAAGAACCACACCACGCACAACCAGTGTGAGCAgggcgggggccggcggggatCCAGGAGGGTTTAACCGGGCTGGGACCGGCGCGGTGATGGCAGCACGGTCTGCCCGGGGGTTTGCAGCGAGATAAGGTGGTGCTGCGCAGAGATCGAGTGGTGGGGTTTAAAGGAGTGTGACAAGAGTCGGGATTTTTTCGGGCTCAACATAGAATTAATATGCTGgcagaaaaatagaaagtttTACGTTAGAAAActgggggtcagcctcttctcccatgTAACCAGCAGCCGGACGAcaggacacagcctcaagctgtgccaggagagttttaggttggacatcaggaagaatttcttcacaaaaagggtgctggaatgggctgctcagggaagcggtggagtcactgtccctggaggtgtttaaggaaagactggacgtgaCACTTGGTGCCATGGTCTGGCTGACACTGGCGTTGGGTCATAGGTTGGCCTTGATGATCTCGGAGGCCTTTTCCAGTTCGATTGATTCCATGGTGATCATCACCGACTGAGCAGGCCGAGGGATGTTCTGCAAGAGCAggtagtgacaggacacaggggaATGGTTTTACGCTGACAGAGAGTAGgcttaggttggatattaggaagaaatgctttcctgtgagggtggtgaggccttggcacagggtgcccagagaagctgtggctgccccatccctgcaagtgtccaaggccaagttggacaggtcttgaagcaacctggtctggtgagaaatgtccctgcccttggcaggggggtggaacaggatggtCTGTAAGGTtatgtccaacctaaaccatccTGTCATTCTGTGATGTTACTGAAAGGCTTCATCCCTGGGATCCTGTGCAATCCAGAGATGGCCACAGTGATTAAATAGTTCATGTTTGGGGTCTTCTCACCTGTGCTGTGAATTAGCAGAGGTCACGAGTAGGTTCTCCTTGGTCCTGCAGAGTGGTGGTGCCCTCTGACACTGACCACAAGTGCTTGAATTTATTCATGACAGGCCTTGCATGGTCCTGGTGGTGTTGTCAGTGTGTCATTAGTTAATGAGCTGCCTGAAATCTTTGGGTTGGAAGCTTGTGCAGTGGCGAGAGCACAGCATGCAGAGGAATGAGCATAGAGGTGTGTTTTTAATTCAAATGTAGTTTGGATAGGAAGGGTCCGAAAATTGTCTATTCCACATCGTTTTGATAGTCAAGTacacttaaaaagaaatgaatgcAGCTGCTTAATAGTTACAGAAACTGTAATTTAATTAATTGTCTCGTTTTCCACATAGCCCGTAAGTGGCACAGAAATGGCATCAAGAAGCCCAAAACCCATAGATACGAATCTCTCAAAGGGGTGAGTATTTCTATTTGCTATTCCCAGGCCGTTGAGTTGCTGAGACTtaaccatgaaaaaaatatccagaatttgtattattttgacTGACACATTTTTTGCAGACAGAGCTCTGTTCCAGGTGGTCAGAACCATTGTGGGGTTCAGTTGTTTTACTTACCTGACACACAGCTGGGACCTTTCTAAGCCACATGAAATCTGCCCTTGTATGTCTGTAAAACTACATTTTAGTTAGTGGCCAGTtttgtccctgtcctgctctggTGGCTGTCACTGggtgctgtttccagtaaaacaAACGCTTGCCAGTgaatccttcccttccctctccttcaaTATTTACTGTCTGTACTAATCCAGAtaatttcacttaaaaaataagAGGAATTGGCATTTCTGGGCAAAACACATGAAAGTGAGAGTATATTGCTTTTTCTGAGGTTATCCAAATGATATAACAGGATCTTTTCCCCCACTTGAAGTGAAAACAGGACATTTTGTGTTTGGGGAGGGAGGCTgtgattttatttgctttgtagATGTCACGATCTACAGAGCTTTTTGGAAGTGATGTAAAAATTTGTCTTCTGCAAAGCTCAGTGAGGGTTCCTCCTGCAGCTTTGCTCATCCTGTTCTTTCTGCATGTTTAgtgctggggtttgggatttCTCGTTTTATGGCAGTTAAGGAAAATAGCTATTAAAGCCTGGTTGCAGGTgcctaaaataattttgttgaaaaatcagaaaaaaaagtctgaactAGTCACAGCCAGCATTTGGGAATAATTGGAACAATATGGAGCTATAAATGTTTTTATCTACGTCTCTTCTGCAACGTGGcttgtttttcccttgtttttatAGGTTGATCCGAAGTTTTTGAGGAACATGAGATTTGCaaagaaacacaacaaaaaggGGCTGAAGAAGATGCAGGCTAACAATGCCAggcaggcagctcagcaggCTGCTCAGCAGGCTGCTCAGCCGAAAAAGGGCTGATATGATTTAATAAGAAGAACCAGTTTTCTTACTGGCATGTGtgttacagcatttttttaaaataaaattgtatgtAACAAAGTCTTCACCTCCTGAATTTGAGGAGAGCCCTCCAGAAGCCTGGTTTGAGTTGTATTTTATCCTCCAGCAGTGCATCAAGCCTGTGAGTAGTGATGCAGGGGAGCCTGACTGGCTGGTAgttccctggatcctccttgtgcttttgaaaactgggctgacattttctttcttacataCCGTGACTTCAGTGATAATTCCTGGTGGTGTTACAGCAAGGTGAGATTTCCAGGGGCCTGTTACGTgtctgctgctttgctgtgtggGTAAGGTGCTTACACCTGTTGGAATCCTGAGCAATGGGAGGGTAAGGAGTGCTGGCTGTGGTGTTGGAGACCACAGGAGTTTCTGTTAGAGTTGGTGTGTGTTGTATCCTGGAATACTTGTAGATATTGAAGCATTAGTGGAGCTACCCGTGGGAATGTGtaaggttttaggaatataCAAAATACACGTTTTTTTCATAGTGACTGATTTTACGGAATGTTTTTCACTCCAGTAACAAAAGTCTGTCTGATGAAACGTGCTGGCTTGGTGAGATGAGGAGAGTAACGTGCAAAAtcccaggaggagctgagcccGGGTTTTGCTCCTGCTGTTGTGTACATCAGGAGAGGGCTTCACTCTCCAGGGCCTCCTCAAAGCTGGCTCAGGCCGTGCTTTCCACTACTGGCATGAGCCCCCTGTTGGAATGCGACCAACTGTTCTGAAATCGCAGTTCCAGCGCTTGTCCACCCGGTGGCGTAAATCCATGGAGCCATGCAAGGGCTGGGAGTTTGCCCGTACCTTCAGACTGCAGTACAGCAGCAAAACACTTGTCGGATGAAAACCATAATTTTAACTGGAATATCCAATTCGTGTAGTTTATTCTTTGAATAGTAATGATGTGTGTTAGTTTGAATTCTTTCTGGCTTAAATTCAAAAATCTTTTCCCAGTTcccattttttaattgtttttgaCTGGTTAAGAAAACCCACTCACCCCTAAACTAAGCAATATAAAGAGATTTACTAATTTGAAACTTGCAAGTCAAGCGTGTTGCAAAGTCAGGGGTGTCTGTAGCCCTCAGCTGTCTGATTCCTGCTGTGTGCATCTCTTGGGCTTTTGTGAAGGTTGGTGTTTGTCAGCCTGTTACAAACAAGTGTTTGAGGAACTTAAAGAATCACCAGCAAAGGTATCAgtaaaaaacagatttaataTTAAGCAACAGCATGACAAAGTTCATTGGCAAGGTTAACTACTACTTACTAGGTGGTTAAGGCACGCAGAGAGTTGTTGCTGGTACTGAAGGAGGTGGAGTGGCTGGTCCAGCAAGGGTCAGTGTGGTCAGTCTGGCGTCGATGTGTGTTACAagagccaaagaaaaaaaacctgaacagaGCACTTGGTGTTTGTCAGTCTACACCTTTACCTGTTTGTCTGCACACAGACATGGTTTAAGTTGTGCATTTTAAATCTTGCACTAAGATTTTCCTGCGTAGGAAGGGAGGTTTCATCTCAACCCCCCTTGGTGTCTTCCCCTGAGTGCTTCAGTTGTGGGAGTAGCTCACCCACAAGatgcagggaagagagaggcaAAGGTCAGGCTGAGAAAAGGATGTTGGAATGTTAACCAGAAGGCAATACTGGGGCTTCCTGTGGCTCCAGGGAGCTCCCCCAGGCCTGCCTTCAGAAGCAGTCTTTTCATCTCACTGCCCTTCATGCTGCCCTTCAGAGGGACAGCTTCCCAAATAAGGGCTTGCTGACTTTCTGACCAAAATAGCGGCTGCGTGACAAAATGCAGCACGGAGGAACGTAACCTTAATCCAGGCATCATTGTGTAGCAAGAGACAGGAATTTTGTGAGCTTCCATAGCAGGTCGGTGTCAGGTTTGTTGTTGTCTGCTCCCTGCACACGTGGTGGTTCTGCAGGGCACTGCCTGGACATCAGTGACCACCTCTTGCATTTGCTAACCCTGCGACACCTCAGTTCACAGCTTCCCTCCTTGTACAGTTGTCCCAGCCCAGAAGGGAAAGCTGTGAAGGGGAGTTTGTGCTGACACTGCCTCTTGGTGAGTCTCCAtcctctttctcctgccttGTGAAATCATTTAAGTTCTGTTGGTGAAGTGAGGTTGGAGATCCTTTTCGGGGACATGACGTATACACAGCCCAGGAGGGGAACTGGCAGCTGTGGCCCACTTGAAACTATTCCTATTACGCAGAGCTCTTTGTTATCTTTGATATTCAAAAACTTCAAAACTCTCATGATTAAGTGTTTGGTATCCCGCAGGAAGACAAAGAGCTCGAAATAATCTCAGTGCTTAACAACTGCTGTACATCAGCTTATACATCTcatgcttgctgctgctgtacgTCATACTTGCTGCAGattatttctcctctttgcaATTAAGAGGACCCAGTATCAAGTTCCAGTTTggctcctttctctgctttgatttaaaaaagaaaaagagcaaagggCGTGTAACCAAATACCAAATCATCTCGTTTGGCAAAGGTGAGCCATTGCTCTGAAAGCCAAGAGCACAGAACTGGGGAGGGGCAATGAAAACCCTGCAAAATGCTCTGATGGGGCAGAGTATTCACTGGGGACATTGATGTTCGCAGTGACAATAAAAAGTAGGGCTGGACACCTGTTGCTCTGTCCCTCTTTACTGCCTTTTAATAGTGTAGTCAAGAAAAAGCAACAGAGCATGAGTTCTGCTTTGCCCAGGTTTCAAGGCTGTTGCAGGTGTTTCTGCACCAGAGGAGCTTTGGCTTGGTGAAGAGTTTACCTATTGTACCTTAGCTCACATTACACTGCCACTGCCCTGCTGGCAGATTTATGCAGAGGTTTTATTAGGGCAGTGTGTACGAAATTCCATCAGAGCTTCCTGCATTCACTTGCTTCACATGGCAGAGTTTTACTGAGGGCTGAAGAGAGGCCTCAAATACACTGATAAAGTTGCAGACCAGGGCAGGAGTTAAATCTACAGCAAAGGCAAGCAGATAAATGGCC encodes the following:
- the RPL29 gene encoding 60S ribosomal protein L29 — its product is MAKSKNHTTHNQSRKWHRNGIKKPKTHRYESLKGVDPKFLRNMRFAKKHNKKGLKKMQANNARQAAQQAAQQAAQPKKG